One Rubritalea squalenifaciens DSM 18772 genomic region harbors:
- a CDS encoding zinc ribbon domain-containing protein, which produces MLPEVESLLVVQNRDQKIDALRKELELIPREKARAEEKLSNDTQAVATAKAALQENEVAIKSVELDISTRRNTIDRLKVQQFETKKNDEYTAIAKEIVNYTEMVDELETQELELMEKSDVLKEKLELAQKALGQTQSVVDEDIALLDQKAGETKKRLEEALAERETLVEPIDENLLALYDRLRNSKGTDPVAPLKGSQCGGCHMKVTSSTAASVQAEKAISQCENCGRILYAT; this is translated from the coding sequence ATGCTTCCAGAGGTAGAATCATTGCTCGTCGTCCAGAACAGGGACCAGAAGATAGACGCACTCCGCAAGGAACTTGAACTAATCCCCAGGGAGAAAGCTCGTGCCGAAGAAAAACTCAGTAACGACACCCAAGCCGTCGCTACCGCCAAGGCCGCCCTGCAGGAGAACGAAGTCGCCATCAAATCCGTCGAGCTCGATATCTCCACCCGCCGCAACACCATCGACAGGCTCAAGGTCCAGCAGTTCGAGACCAAGAAGAACGATGAATACACCGCCATCGCCAAGGAAATCGTCAACTACACCGAGATGGTCGACGAACTCGAGACCCAGGAACTTGAGCTCATGGAGAAGTCGGATGTGCTGAAGGAAAAGCTGGAGCTCGCCCAGAAAGCCCTCGGTCAGACCCAATCCGTGGTCGATGAGGACATCGCCCTGCTCGACCAGAAGGCTGGCGAAACCAAAAAACGCCTCGAAGAAGCTCTTGCAGAGCGCGAAACTCTCGTCGAACCTATTGACGAGAACCTACTTGCCCTCTATGACCGCCTCCGCAACTCCAAGGGCACCGACCCCGTTGCACCCCTAAAAGGCTCACAGTGCGGCGGTTGCCACATGAAGGTCACCTCCTCCACTGCAGCCAGCGTACAGGCAGAAAAAGCCATCTCACAGTGCGAGAACTGCGGCCGCATCCTCTACGCCACCTAG